In Leucoraja erinacea ecotype New England chromosome 11, Leri_hhj_1, whole genome shotgun sequence, the following are encoded in one genomic region:
- the LOC129701598 gene encoding rab11 family-interacting protein 2-like, with translation MSSIEQDWFPTHLRVTVIGARNLRAKRKKALNNCYTVIRLGSEKYMTSVKGATLNPEWKEECTLPLPLVLDNSDRWTLHVTVKHNNTRHPLDDFLGRVSVPVAGLYENKTRRKNEWHDLQSKPSKLAKDRGQIQLAFQFLRDNMTASAYELSKGRPQSVFDKFKDKVASLKYGMTHEILPPEESSTSLKHPRNGRMSKSHSYVAQMDSRGETNSTFNSAEANKQSGSEVYSYPLRSFNKNSGDDVQSQSRKEDALYVEDKPETTTALKLEETKVTKLETKDTDHIQTYESADIAQELAKRETNKDKVITSYNRPMEPVKPPRFDDNVILSSFILAGGGQDGAIERWRVKSPACCTQCFRQAELRSR, from the exons ATGTCTTCCATCGAGCAGGACTGGTTCCCGACTCACCTGCGAGTGACGGTTATCGGCGCGAGGAATCTGAGGGCGAAGCGCAAGAAGGCTCTGAACAACTGCTACACGGTGATCCGCCTGGGCTCCGAGAAGTACATGACCTCGGTGAAGGGGGCGACGCTGAACCCCGAGTGGAAGGAGGAGTGCACCTTACCGCTGCCACTCGTACTCGACAACTCCGACAGGTGGACGCTCCATGTGACCGTCAAGCACAACAACACGCGCCACCCGCTCGACGACTTCCTGGGTCGCGTGAGCGTGCCGGTGGCCGGGCTGTACGAGAACAAGACCAGAAGGAAGAACGA ATGGCATGATCTCCAGTCAAAACCATCCAAACTGGCAAAAGACAGAGGCCAAATACAACTTGCTTTTCAATTCCTACGTGACAACATGACAGCAAGTGCATATGAACTATCCAAGGGTAGACCTCAGTCTGTATTTGATAAGTTTAAGGATAAAGTAGCCTCCTTAAAGTATGGAATGACTCATGAGATTTTACCACCTGAAGAGTCCAGCACT AGCTTGAAACATCCCAGAAATGGAAGAATGTCAAAATCGCATAGTTATG TTGCTCAGATGGACTCCAGAGGTGAAACAAATTCAACCTTTAATTCAGCTGAGGCAAACAAGCAAAGTGGGTCTGAGGTTTATTCTTATCCTCTTCGTAGTTTCAATAAAAACTCTGGAGATGATGTGCAATCTCAGTCGAGGAAAGAAGATGCCCTCTATGTGGAAGATAAGCCTGAGACAACAACTGCTCTGAAGCTAGAAGAAACAAAAGTTACGAAATTAGAAACTAAAGATACTGACCATATCCAAACATACGAATCTGCTGATATTGCACAGGAGCTAGCCAAAAGGGAAACAAACAAGGACAAAGTTATAACATCTTATAATCGTCCAATGGAACCCGTAAAGCCCCCTCGGTTTGATGATAATGTGATCCTATCATCTTTTATATTAGCTGGTGGGGGTCAGGATGGTGCAATAGAGAGATGGAGAGTAAAATCTCCCGCTTGTTGTACCCAATGCTTTCGACAGGCTGAGTTAAGAAGCCGGTAA